One stretch of Equus przewalskii isolate Varuska chromosome 9, EquPr2, whole genome shotgun sequence DNA includes these proteins:
- the AURKC gene encoding aurora kinase C isoform X1 codes for MSLPEAVMKSGSVRPAVPTAGQSQPGFPTVRHLTIDDFEIGRPLGKGKFGNVYLARLKESHFIVALKVLFKSQIEKEGLEHQLRREIEIQAHLQHPNILRLYNYFHDARRVYLILEYAPRGELYKELQKSHTLDEQRTATIMEELADALTYCHEKKVIHRDIKPENLLLGFRGEVKIADFGWSVHTPSLRRKTMCGTLDYLPPEMIEGRTYNEKVDLWCIGVLCYELLVGNPPFESNSHNETYRRILKVDVRFPPSIPSGAKDLISKLLRYQPLERLPLDQILEHPWVRAHSRRVLPPSAQMAS; via the exons ATGAGTCTCCCAGAAGCTGTGATGAAGTCGGGCAGTGTTCGGCCCGCAG tacCTACAGCAGGCCAAAGTCAACCCGGCTTCCCAACCGT GCGGCATCTCACAATTGATGACTTTGAAATCGGGCGTCCTCTGGGCAAGGGAAAATTTGGGAATGTGTACCTGGCTCGGCTCAAGGAAAGCCATTTCATTGTTGCTCTGAAAGTCCTCTTTAAGTCCCAGATAGAGAAGGAAGGACTGGAACACCAGCTGCGCAGGGAAATTGAAATCCAGGCGCATCTACA ACACCCAAATATCCTACGCCTGTACAACTACTTCCATGATGCACGCCGAGTGTACCTGATTCTGGAATATGCTCCAAGGGGTGAGCTCTACAAGGAGCTGCAAAAGAGCCACACATTAGATGAACAGCGTACGGCCACG ATAATGGAGGAGTTGGCAGATGCTCTGACCTACTGCCATGAGAAGAAGGTGATTCACAGGGATATTAAGCCCGAGAACCTGCTGCTGGGGTTCAGAGGTGAGGTGAAGATTGCAGACTTTGGCTGGTCTGTGCACACCCCCTCTCTGAG GAGAAAGACAATGTGTGGAACTCTGGACTATTTGCCCCCAGAAATGATCGAGGGGAGAACATACAATGAGAAGGTGGATCTGTGGTGCATTGGGGTGCTCTGCTACGAGCTGCTGGTGGGAAATCCGCCCTTTGAGAGCAATTCCCACAATGAGACCTACAGACGCATCCTCAAG GTAGATGTAAGGTTTCCCCCATCAATACCTTCAGGGGCCAAGGATTTGATCTCCAAGCTTCTCAGATACCAGCCCTTGGAGCGGCTGCCCTTGGACCAGATCCTGGAGCATCCCTGGGTCCGGGCCCACTCCCGGAGGGTGCTGCCTCCATCTGCTCAGATGGCTTCCTGA
- the AURKC gene encoding aurora kinase C isoform X2, with amino-acid sequence MSLPEAVMKSGSVRPAVPTAGQSQPGFPTVHPNILRLYNYFHDARRVYLILEYAPRGELYKELQKSHTLDEQRTATIMEELADALTYCHEKKVIHRDIKPENLLLGFRGEVKIADFGWSVHTPSLRRKTMCGTLDYLPPEMIEGRTYNEKVDLWCIGVLCYELLVGNPPFESNSHNETYRRILKVDVRFPPSIPSGAKDLISKLLRYQPLERLPLDQILEHPWVRAHSRRVLPPSAQMAS; translated from the exons ATGAGTCTCCCAGAAGCTGTGATGAAGTCGGGCAGTGTTCGGCCCGCAG tacCTACAGCAGGCCAAAGTCAACCCGGCTTCCCAACCGT ACACCCAAATATCCTACGCCTGTACAACTACTTCCATGATGCACGCCGAGTGTACCTGATTCTGGAATATGCTCCAAGGGGTGAGCTCTACAAGGAGCTGCAAAAGAGCCACACATTAGATGAACAGCGTACGGCCACG ATAATGGAGGAGTTGGCAGATGCTCTGACCTACTGCCATGAGAAGAAGGTGATTCACAGGGATATTAAGCCCGAGAACCTGCTGCTGGGGTTCAGAGGTGAGGTGAAGATTGCAGACTTTGGCTGGTCTGTGCACACCCCCTCTCTGAG GAGAAAGACAATGTGTGGAACTCTGGACTATTTGCCCCCAGAAATGATCGAGGGGAGAACATACAATGAGAAGGTGGATCTGTGGTGCATTGGGGTGCTCTGCTACGAGCTGCTGGTGGGAAATCCGCCCTTTGAGAGCAATTCCCACAATGAGACCTACAGACGCATCCTCAAG GTAGATGTAAGGTTTCCCCCATCAATACCTTCAGGGGCCAAGGATTTGATCTCCAAGCTTCTCAGATACCAGCCCTTGGAGCGGCTGCCCTTGGACCAGATCCTGGAGCATCCCTGGGTCCGGGCCCACTCCCGGAGGGTGCTGCCTCCATCTGCTCAGATGGCTTCCTGA